From a region of the Desulfuromonas thiophila genome:
- the hrpB gene encoding ATP-dependent helicase HrpB: MPLPIDAILPQLLAQLARCDTVILQAEPGAGKTTRVPLALLEAEWLQGRRMVMLEPRRLAAVHAARYLSRQLGEEPGQTVGYTIRHQRAVSDQTRLEVVTEGILTRRLQNDPALDGVGLLIFDEFHERALQADLGLALVGDVRAALRPDLKVLVMSATLDGAALADFFGGCPLVVCGGRSHPVTVTHLGDDSAALELQVSRAVQLAVARQPGDVLVFLPGAREIQRCQQALAGRLSDDVVLMSLYGALPFEQQQQALQPAARRKVVLATNIAETSLTIEGVRQVIDSGLERLLTFESRTGMNRLVTRRISLASARQRTGRAGRTAPGACYRLWSPQSEAAMSDYVPAEIVRSDLTALALELIAWGVSGADALQWLDAPPRAHLEAAFRLLQQLDAIDGQRRLTAVGRAMCRLSLHPRLARMLVAAQGEAEQVLACQLAVLLESPQGFRSGAAARDGDLFDQLESWQPHRRTLSSPGFQPAEQTYRQLCRRLGCCPTTAPSNHPDVMARLLLAAYPDRLARQRDHSPEQFLLSNGRGARLSPRCRLRRQRWLVAVDVEFSSAGEALIHSACALAEGRLESVWPQPLPWHRETVWDEAGQRVLTREVQRWGALLLTERPLPLDGEAALALVLQRIRLGGLERLGWSQEAERLWQRMRFVQQYRLVADWPQVDERALLDRLEQWLAPWLGGMSRLEQVLKLDLAEPLASLLTWPQLQLLDTLAPERLSVPSGSRIAIDYSDPQQPLLAVKLQELFGWQQTPVIGGGRVALLIQLLSPARRPMQTTRDLANFWATTYAEVRKELKGRYPKHPWPDDPLTAVASHRTVKKNV; this comes from the coding sequence ATGCCGCTGCCCATAGACGCGATACTGCCGCAACTTCTTGCCCAGCTAGCCCGCTGCGACACGGTGATTCTGCAGGCCGAACCGGGCGCGGGCAAAACCACCCGGGTACCGCTGGCGCTGCTGGAGGCCGAATGGCTGCAGGGCCGGCGGATGGTCATGCTCGAGCCGCGCCGGCTGGCGGCGGTGCATGCGGCGCGTTATCTGAGTCGCCAGCTGGGCGAAGAGCCGGGCCAGACGGTGGGCTATACCATCCGCCACCAGCGCGCGGTCAGCGACCAGACGCGCCTTGAGGTGGTGACCGAAGGGATTCTGACCCGGCGGCTGCAGAACGATCCGGCGCTGGATGGCGTCGGACTGCTGATTTTCGATGAGTTTCACGAGCGGGCATTGCAAGCCGATCTCGGTCTGGCACTGGTGGGCGATGTGCGGGCCGCGCTGCGGCCCGATCTGAAGGTGCTGGTGATGTCGGCCACGCTTGATGGTGCCGCTCTGGCTGATTTTTTCGGTGGCTGTCCACTGGTGGTTTGCGGTGGCCGCAGCCATCCGGTAACGGTGACCCACCTGGGCGATGATTCTGCCGCGCTGGAGCTGCAGGTGAGCCGGGCGGTGCAGCTGGCCGTGGCACGGCAGCCGGGTGATGTGCTGGTGTTTCTGCCCGGTGCGCGCGAAATCCAGCGCTGTCAGCAGGCTCTCGCCGGCCGGCTGTCTGATGATGTTGTGCTGATGTCCCTGTATGGTGCCCTGCCGTTTGAGCAGCAACAGCAGGCCCTGCAGCCGGCCGCCCGCCGCAAGGTGGTGCTGGCCACCAACATTGCCGAAACCAGTCTCACCATTGAAGGGGTGCGGCAGGTGATCGACAGCGGGCTGGAGCGGCTGCTGACCTTTGAGTCGCGTACCGGCATGAACCGGCTGGTAACGCGGCGCATCTCCCTGGCCAGTGCCCGTCAGCGCACGGGTCGGGCCGGGCGCACGGCGCCCGGTGCCTGTTATCGACTGTGGTCACCCCAGAGCGAAGCGGCCATGAGCGATTATGTGCCAGCGGAGATTGTGCGCAGCGACCTGACCGCTTTGGCCCTGGAGCTGATTGCCTGGGGAGTGAGCGGGGCCGATGCGCTGCAGTGGCTGGATGCGCCACCCAGGGCTCACCTCGAAGCCGCCTTTCGCCTGCTGCAACAGCTTGACGCCATTGATGGCCAGCGTCGCCTGACTGCGGTTGGCCGGGCCATGTGCCGGTTGTCGTTGCATCCGCGTCTGGCGCGCATGCTGGTGGCGGCGCAGGGCGAAGCCGAGCAGGTGCTGGCCTGTCAGCTGGCCGTACTGCTGGAATCGCCGCAAGGATTCCGCTCGGGGGCGGCGGCCCGTGACGGCGACCTGTTCGATCAGCTGGAGTCCTGGCAGCCACACCGCAGAACCCTGTCCTCGCCCGGCTTCCAACCGGCCGAGCAGACTTATCGCCAACTGTGCCGGCGGCTGGGTTGTTGCCCAACCACGGCTCCCAGCAACCATCCTGACGTGATGGCGCGGTTGCTGCTGGCGGCCTACCCCGATCGGCTGGCCCGCCAGCGGGACCACAGCCCGGAACAGTTCCTGCTCAGCAACGGCCGTGGCGCACGACTGTCACCGCGCTGTCGGCTGCGGCGGCAGCGCTGGCTGGTGGCGGTGGACGTGGAATTTTCCTCTGCTGGTGAGGCCCTGATTCATAGCGCCTGCGCGCTGGCGGAGGGCCGGCTGGAGTCGGTCTGGCCTCAGCCGCTGCCCTGGCACAGGGAAACCGTCTGGGATGAGGCGGGGCAGCGGGTGCTGACCCGCGAGGTGCAGCGCTGGGGCGCGCTGCTCCTGACCGAACGGCCCCTGCCCCTCGATGGCGAAGCGGCCTTGGCCCTTGTGTTGCAGCGGATTCGTCTTGGCGGGCTGGAGCGGCTGGGCTGGTCGCAGGAGGCTGAGCGGCTGTGGCAACGGATGCGCTTTGTCCAGCAGTATCGACTGGTCGCTGATTGGCCGCAGGTCGACGAACGCGCTTTGCTGGATCGGCTGGAACAGTGGCTGGCGCCCTGGCTGGGCGGCATGAGCCGTCTCGAACAGGTGCTCAAGCTTGATCTGGCCGAGCCCCTGGCCAGCCTGCTGACCTGGCCCCAGCTTCAGCTGCTCGATACGCTGGCGCCGGAGCGCCTGAGCGTGCCGAGCGGTTCCCGTATTGCCATTGATTACAGCGATCCGCAGCAGCCGCTGTTGGCGGTCAAGCTGCAGGAGCTGTTCGGCTGGCAGCAGACGCCTGTTATTGGCGGCGGCCGGGTGGCACTGCTGATCCAGCTGCTGTCGCCGGCCCGCCGTCCCATGCAGACCACCAGGGACCTGGCCAATTTCTGGGCCACGACCTATGCCGAGGTCAGAAAGGAGCTCAAGGGCCGCTATCCCAAGCATCCCTGGCCCGATGATCCCTTGACGGCGGTTGCCAGCCATCGCACGGTGAAAAAAAACGTCTGA
- a CDS encoding TIGR00266 family protein translates to MSQWFLTMDGQQIGPLTLADAQEQVRQQPQAFAWREGFSDWLPASQIAELAQSTTVLAPPPLPPGGAAPTRCDEIDFTIFGSEMQFVEIELDPAESVIAEAGAMMYKDSVVEMEAIFGDGSRQETGGLMGKLIGAGKRVLTGESLFMTVFTHQGSGKAKVAFGAPYPGNIIPLSLKSQGGTLICQKDAFLCAARGVSVGIHLQRKILTGLFGGEGFIMQKLEGDGMVFLHAGGTIVERQLQAGEELHVDTGCMVAYEPQVGFDIQQAGNIKTALLGGEGLFFARLRGPGKIWLQSLPFSRLAGRMLQAAPQRGGSKGEGSILGGLGNLLDGDNR, encoded by the coding sequence ATGTCTCAATGGTTTTTGACGATGGATGGTCAACAGATCGGTCCGCTGACCCTGGCTGATGCCCAGGAACAGGTGCGCCAGCAGCCCCAGGCCTTTGCCTGGCGCGAGGGTTTTTCCGACTGGTTGCCGGCCAGCCAGATCGCCGAGTTGGCCCAATCGACGACGGTACTGGCTCCGCCGCCACTGCCACCTGGTGGCGCGGCGCCGACGCGGTGCGATGAAATCGATTTCACCATCTTCGGCAGTGAGATGCAGTTTGTTGAGATTGAGCTCGATCCGGCCGAAAGTGTTATCGCCGAGGCTGGTGCCATGATGTACAAAGACAGCGTGGTAGAGATGGAAGCCATCTTTGGCGACGGTTCACGCCAGGAAACGGGTGGCCTGATGGGCAAGTTGATCGGTGCCGGCAAGCGCGTTCTGACCGGCGAAAGCCTGTTCATGACCGTTTTTACCCATCAGGGCAGTGGCAAGGCCAAGGTAGCCTTCGGCGCGCCCTATCCCGGCAACATTATTCCCCTGTCGCTCAAAAGCCAGGGTGGCACGCTGATCTGCCAGAAGGACGCCTTCCTCTGTGCCGCCCGAGGCGTGTCTGTTGGCATTCATCTGCAGCGCAAGATTCTTACCGGGCTGTTCGGCGGCGAGGGCTTCATCATGCAGAAGCTTGAAGGTGATGGCATGGTGTTTCTGCATGCCGGGGGTACCATTGTCGAACGTCAGCTGCAGGCGGGCGAGGAGCTGCATGTGGATACGGGCTGCATGGTGGCCTATGAGCCCCAGGTGGGCTTTGATATTCAGCAGGCCGGCAATATCAAGACCGCGCTGCTTGGCGGCGAGGGCCTGTTTTTCGCGCGGCTGCGTGGCCCCGGCAAGATCTGGCTGCAGTCGCTGCCATTCTCGCGGTTGGCGGGCCGGATGCTGCAGGCGGCGCCCCAGCGTGGCGGCAGCAAGGGCGAGGGCTCTATTCTGGGCGGTCTGGGTAATCTGCTGGATGGCGACAACCGCTGA
- a CDS encoding hybrid sensor histidine kinase/response regulator has translation MPSSARATIGQKVTSIVMLTSSLVLVLTLATSVVIQTATFRASMTDKLVTLAEVLSANTREALAFRQGWRAQRLIETVAAEPTIEVAAIFNAQHHPVAQFLNRNQTSFASEMERGIFQRQQLLQAGSTGRTLSLYRGRSLTVYAPVIHEGELLGGIYLQASQLPLLRNLLWVALAALLLLGLTLLLAYGLTLRLKRLITWPLHQLVDQMQRISSNPAAAPAQATVTEQVTPIGDVREIRALQESFGQMLDQIRRHEAALQAHSSSLEEQVRRRTRDLLESNRTLQDTCQQLDLARDQALQASAAKSRFLANMSHEIRTPMIGVLGMAELLLQARLLPAELELARTIHSSGETLLALLNDLLDSAKIEAGKLELEQQPFRPVEVIEQACALLAESAFAKGLELTIQCQPDVPVELRGDGARLRQILLNLLSNAIKFTAEGSILVSLNCHKQQPDRAWLQLQVRDSGIGLSDSAKQTIFQPFTQADSSTSRQYGGTGLGLTIVKQLCELMGGSITVVDNVPRGSLFSLHLPFDRTSEQRDLAACWRACLPPLPAARQLILASPFSELRAVLRLHLASHCEDSHSVCSTAELLTLLSDGGPGDASGLLLLDSALTDDLAGLLHQLAEQPGHDRWQRILIVPPRQQLSATGCAELGIAQQLTKPVGCKNLCQLLCPAPASACASAAPEPDTPIAPAAAASQYHILLAEDNPTNQRLVQLIVEGAGYRLSIAGNGADALALLERDHFDLILMDCQMPGTDGYSATRQLRRQGYQLPVIALTAHAGDEEILLCRQAGMNDHLCKPFRRQQLLDLLIRYLTASSSAGTRKEGPC, from the coding sequence ATGCCATCCTCCGCCCGCGCCACCATCGGCCAGAAGGTCACGTCGATTGTCATGCTCACCAGCAGCCTGGTGCTGGTGCTGACCCTGGCCACCTCGGTGGTGATCCAGACCGCGACCTTCCGCGCCAGCATGACCGACAAACTGGTCACCCTGGCCGAGGTCCTCAGCGCCAACACCCGCGAGGCTCTCGCCTTCCGCCAGGGCTGGCGTGCCCAGCGCCTGATCGAAACCGTTGCGGCCGAACCCACCATCGAGGTCGCGGCCATCTTCAACGCCCAGCACCATCCGGTCGCCCAGTTTCTCAACCGCAACCAGACCAGTTTCGCCAGTGAAATGGAACGGGGCATCTTTCAGCGCCAGCAGCTGCTGCAGGCGGGCAGCACCGGACGCACGCTGAGCCTCTATCGCGGTCGCAGTCTGACCGTCTATGCCCCGGTGATCCACGAAGGCGAGCTGCTCGGCGGCATTTACCTGCAGGCCAGCCAGCTGCCTCTGCTGCGCAATCTGCTATGGGTCGCCCTGGCGGCCCTGCTGCTGCTCGGCCTGACCCTGCTGCTGGCCTACGGCCTCACCCTGCGGCTGAAACGGCTGATCACCTGGCCGCTGCACCAGTTGGTCGACCAGATGCAGCGCATCAGCAGCAACCCGGCCGCCGCGCCTGCCCAGGCAACAGTGACCGAACAGGTCACCCCCATCGGCGATGTGCGCGAGATCCGCGCGCTGCAGGAAAGCTTCGGTCAGATGCTTGACCAGATCCGCCGGCATGAAGCGGCCTTGCAGGCCCACAGCAGCAGCCTGGAGGAACAGGTGCGGCGCCGTACCCGCGATCTGCTCGAAAGCAACCGCACCCTGCAGGACACCTGCCAGCAGCTGGATCTGGCGCGCGACCAGGCGCTGCAGGCCAGCGCCGCAAAATCCCGCTTCCTGGCCAACATGAGCCACGAAATCCGTACCCCCATGATCGGAGTACTCGGCATGGCGGAACTGCTGCTGCAAGCCAGGCTGCTGCCCGCTGAACTGGAGCTGGCCCGCACCATCCACAGTTCGGGCGAAACCCTGCTGGCCCTGCTCAACGACCTGCTCGACAGCGCCAAGATTGAAGCCGGCAAGCTCGAACTCGAGCAGCAGCCATTCCGGCCTGTCGAGGTGATCGAGCAAGCCTGCGCCCTGCTGGCCGAAAGCGCCTTCGCCAAGGGACTGGAACTGACCATCCAGTGCCAGCCCGATGTACCCGTCGAACTGCGCGGTGACGGTGCCCGGCTACGGCAGATCCTGCTCAACCTGCTGTCCAACGCCATCAAGTTCACCGCCGAAGGCAGCATTCTGGTCAGCCTGAACTGTCATAAACAGCAGCCCGACCGCGCCTGGCTGCAGCTGCAGGTGCGCGACAGCGGCATCGGCCTGTCGGACAGTGCCAAGCAGACCATCTTCCAGCCCTTCACCCAGGCCGACAGCTCGACCAGTCGCCAGTACGGCGGCACCGGCCTGGGCCTGACCATCGTCAAACAGCTGTGCGAATTGATGGGCGGCAGCATCACCGTGGTGGACAACGTCCCGCGCGGCAGTCTGTTCAGCCTGCACCTGCCCTTTGACCGCACCAGCGAGCAGCGCGATCTGGCGGCCTGCTGGCGCGCCTGTCTACCACCGCTGCCCGCAGCGCGCCAGCTGATCCTGGCCAGCCCTTTCAGTGAGCTGCGGGCGGTGCTGCGACTGCATCTGGCCAGCCATTGCGAAGACAGCCACAGTGTCTGCAGCACTGCCGAGCTGTTGACATTGCTCAGTGACGGTGGCCCCGGCGACGCGTCGGGCCTGCTGCTGCTCGACAGTGCCCTGACCGACGATCTGGCCGGGCTGCTGCACCAGCTGGCTGAACAGCCGGGCCATGACCGCTGGCAGCGAATCCTGATCGTGCCGCCCCGGCAGCAACTGAGTGCCACAGGCTGTGCCGAACTGGGTATCGCCCAGCAATTGACCAAGCCCGTCGGCTGCAAGAATCTCTGCCAGTTGCTGTGCCCGGCACCGGCGTCTGCTTGTGCCTCTGCCGCGCCCGAACCGGACACCCCGATTGCGCCAGCAGCGGCTGCCAGCCAGTACCATATTTTACTGGCGGAAGACAACCCCACCAACCAGCGGCTGGTTCAGCTGATTGTCGAAGGCGCCGGCTACCGCCTCAGCATCGCCGGCAACGGGGCCGACGCCCTGGCCCTGCTCGAACGCGACCATTTCGATCTGATTCTGATGGACTGCCAGATGCCGGGCACCGACGGCTACAGCGCCACCCGCCAACTGCGCCGCCAGGGGTACCAGCTGCCGGTCATCGCCCTCACGGCCCACGCCGGTGACGAGGAGATTCTGCTCTGCCGGCAGGCCGGCATGAACGACCACCTGTGCAAACCCTTCCGTCGCCAGCAGCTGCTTGACCTGCTGATCCGGTATCTGACCGCCAGTTCCAGCGCCGGCACACGAAAGGAAGGGCCATGCTGA
- a CDS encoding ABC-F family ATP-binding cassette domain-containing protein: protein MSQNVVDVVGLEKHIGSRMLLNQISFWIGEREKVGLIGRNGCGKSTLLRLLAGQDAADGGEIRWRRQSRVGYLAQLPDLDLALSVEQLLQQALAPVFERRRRYDAIGELLRQAGGGSAAALLQEQQQLHSWFDQHDSWQVEHRITEVCTRLGIADPRQPAGQLSGGQQRRVALARVLLEQPDLLLLDEPTNHLDTATIAYLEEELLRYAGAVLLVTHDRYVLDRVVSRMFELDEGVLTSYPGHYSQYLELKAAELEQAGQRQQRLLNLLRREEAWLQRGAQARSTKQKARIDRVEQLRTQKSGPRQASAPELTFVAEQRLGGTILACEQLRVCAGERLLIADLDLQLRPGQRLGIVGANGSGKSTLLRTLLGLQPPAGGRVILGQRSQVGFIDQQRSGLDEDLLLHQVLGEGEWVSVAGQKRHKIGYLEDFLFRPEEQRKPVRTLSGGERARLLLARLMLEGANLLVLDEPTNDLDIPTLQVLEQALLAFSGSVVLVTHDRYLLDRVATAVLQLDGAGGAVLYAGNYSDLLLQQAAAAAPEPLVSDSAAPAAPVVAPRKRKGLSFREQQQLQQVEEEIAALEDEQSRLAGQLSTPEGLAAAELEQLSGRYAELDSRLQQALEQWEALEARRESER from the coding sequence GTGAGTCAGAATGTGGTGGATGTGGTCGGCCTGGAGAAGCATATTGGCAGCCGGATGCTGCTCAATCAGATCAGCTTCTGGATCGGTGAACGTGAAAAAGTCGGTCTGATCGGCCGCAATGGCTGTGGTAAATCGACCCTGCTGCGTCTGCTGGCGGGCCAGGACGCCGCCGACGGTGGTGAAATTCGCTGGCGGCGCCAGAGTCGGGTGGGCTATCTGGCGCAGCTGCCCGATCTGGACCTGGCGCTGTCGGTTGAACAGTTGCTGCAGCAGGCACTGGCGCCGGTGTTCGAGCGCCGACGGCGCTACGATGCCATCGGTGAGTTGCTGCGCCAGGCCGGTGGTGGCAGTGCTGCCGCCCTGCTGCAGGAACAGCAGCAGTTGCACAGTTGGTTTGACCAGCACGACAGCTGGCAGGTGGAACACCGGATCACCGAGGTCTGCACGCGGCTGGGTATTGCCGACCCGCGGCAGCCGGCCGGCCAGCTGTCCGGCGGTCAGCAGCGCCGTGTGGCGCTGGCACGGGTGCTGCTGGAGCAGCCCGATCTGCTGTTGCTGGACGAGCCGACCAACCATCTGGATACCGCCACCATCGCCTATCTGGAAGAGGAACTGCTGCGCTATGCCGGTGCGGTACTGCTGGTGACCCATGACCGCTATGTGCTCGACCGCGTGGTCAGCCGCATGTTCGAACTCGATGAGGGCGTTCTGACCAGCTATCCAGGCCATTACAGCCAGTATCTCGAACTCAAGGCGGCGGAGCTGGAACAGGCCGGCCAGCGGCAGCAGCGCCTGCTCAATCTGTTGCGGCGCGAGGAGGCCTGGCTGCAACGCGGCGCCCAGGCCCGCAGCACCAAGCAGAAGGCCCGCATTGACCGGGTTGAACAGTTGCGGACACAGAAAAGCGGACCACGCCAGGCCAGTGCGCCGGAGCTGACCTTTGTCGCCGAGCAGCGGCTGGGTGGTACCATCCTGGCCTGCGAGCAGCTGCGAGTTTGCGCCGGTGAACGTCTGCTGATCGCGGATCTTGATCTGCAGCTGCGACCGGGGCAGCGCCTCGGCATTGTGGGAGCCAACGGCAGCGGCAAATCGACCCTGTTGCGTACCCTGCTGGGACTGCAGCCGCCGGCAGGCGGCCGGGTGATTCTGGGTCAACGCAGTCAGGTCGGCTTCATCGACCAGCAGCGCAGCGGTCTGGACGAGGATCTGCTGTTGCATCAGGTGCTGGGCGAGGGCGAGTGGGTCAGCGTCGCCGGCCAGAAGCGTCACAAGATCGGCTATCTGGAAGATTTTCTGTTCCGGCCGGAAGAGCAGCGCAAGCCGGTCAGAACCCTCTCCGGCGGTGAGCGGGCGCGGCTGCTGCTGGCCCGGCTGATGCTGGAGGGTGCCAATCTGCTGGTGCTGGACGAGCCCACCAACGATCTGGATATCCCGACCCTGCAGGTGCTGGAACAGGCGCTGCTGGCGTTCAGCGGTTCGGTGGTGCTGGTGACCCACGATCGCTATCTGCTCGATCGGGTGGCCACGGCCGTGCTGCAGCTCGACGGTGCCGGTGGCGCCGTGCTCTATGCCGGCAATTACAGTGATCTGCTGTTGCAGCAGGCGGCCGCGGCAGCGCCAGAGCCGCTTGTGTCCGACAGCGCGGCCCCGGCCGCACCGGTCGTGGCACCGCGCAAGCGCAAGGGGTTGAGTTTTCGCGAACAGCAGCAGCTGCAGCAGGTGGAGGAGGAAATCGCCGCGCTGGAGGACGAACAGAGCCGCCTTGCCGGACAGCTGAGTACCCCCGAGGGGTTGGCGGCAGCCGAGCTGGAGCAGCTCAGTGGCCGCTATGCCGAGCTGGACAGCCGCCTGCAGCAGGCACTGGAACAATGGGAGGCGCTGGAGGCCCGCCGTGAGTCGGAGCGCTGA
- a CDS encoding bifunctional aconitate hydratase 2/2-methylisocitrate dehydratase — protein MIEAYLQHEAERNAQGIPALPLNAGQAKSLCELLVNPPAGKEAFLLNLLKERISPGVDPAAEVKADFLNKIITGAVSSPLVSKVEAVRILGTMMGGYNIKPLVAALQIADLADEAACALSGMVLIYDAFDDVFALAQAGNAAAKKVVDSWAAAEWFTAKPELAETITVKVFKVDGEINTDDFSPAGDAWSRPDIPLHALAMGKTRFPAGNAEIAQWRAAGHQVAFVGDVVGTGSSRKSACNSVLWHIGEDIPAVPNKRRAGVIIGGVIAPIFFNTAQDSGALPLRMDVSNLNHGDVITINTKAGKVTAADGKELASFEIAPNTVRDEFRAGGRTPLIIGRKLTERACKALGLPAPTMFIQANNPQAKPGQGYSLAQKMVGKACGTAGILPGTACEPLMTTVGSQDTTGPMTADEITELACLKFQAPMVMQSFCHTAAYPKPADVKMHKTLPQFIADREGVALRPGDGVIHSWLNRLLLPDTVGTGGDSHTRFPIGISFPAGSGLIAFAAALGFMPLDMPESVLVRFKGEFNEGITLRDAVNAIPYYAIKQGLLTVPKKNKVNIFNGRILEMEGLPNLSVEQAFELTDAAAERSAAAGCIQLSEESVCAYLRSNIALMESMIRDGYQYAPTLQKRIDAVKEWLKNPQLLKADSNAEYAAVIEIDLAEITEPILACPNDPDDVKLLSEVQGTPIQDIFLGSCMTNIGHFRAAAKIWAGNKFNPNDRIWICPPTRMDQAKLKDEAYFAIFNQVGARIETPGCSLCMGNQARVPDGVNMFSTSTRNFDDRIGNGAKVFLGSAELGAVTALKGALPTPAEYLAVYKEKITPCKDEVYSYLQFDELGEFDAVYKRCDI, from the coding sequence ATGATCGAAGCGTACCTGCAACATGAAGCCGAGAGAAACGCCCAGGGGATTCCGGCGCTGCCTCTCAACGCCGGGCAAGCCAAGTCCCTGTGTGAACTGCTGGTCAATCCGCCGGCAGGCAAGGAAGCCTTCCTGCTCAACCTGCTCAAGGAGCGTATCTCCCCGGGTGTCGATCCCGCGGCGGAGGTCAAGGCTGATTTTCTCAACAAGATTATTACTGGCGCGGTTTCCTCGCCGCTGGTGAGCAAGGTCGAGGCGGTGCGGATTCTCGGCACCATGATGGGTGGCTACAATATCAAGCCGCTGGTGGCGGCTCTGCAGATCGCCGATCTGGCTGACGAAGCGGCCTGTGCCCTGTCCGGCATGGTGCTGATCTATGATGCCTTCGATGACGTCTTTGCCCTGGCGCAGGCCGGCAATGCCGCCGCCAAGAAGGTGGTTGACTCCTGGGCCGCCGCCGAGTGGTTCACTGCCAAGCCGGAACTGGCCGAGACCATCACCGTCAAGGTGTTCAAGGTTGATGGCGAGATCAACACCGACGACTTCTCGCCCGCCGGTGATGCCTGGAGCCGCCCCGACATTCCCCTGCATGCGCTGGCCATGGGCAAGACCCGCTTCCCCGCCGGCAACGCCGAGATCGCCCAGTGGCGCGCTGCCGGTCATCAGGTGGCCTTCGTCGGTGACGTGGTGGGTACCGGTTCGTCACGCAAGTCGGCCTGCAACTCGGTGCTGTGGCACATTGGTGAAGACATTCCGGCGGTGCCCAACAAGCGCCGCGCCGGCGTTATCATCGGCGGCGTGATCGCGCCGATCTTCTTCAATACCGCCCAGGATTCCGGCGCTCTGCCCCTGCGCATGGATGTATCGAATCTCAACCATGGCGATGTCATCACCATCAACACCAAGGCCGGCAAGGTGACCGCCGCCGACGGCAAGGAACTGGCCAGCTTTGAGATCGCGCCCAACACCGTGCGCGACGAGTTCCGCGCTGGTGGCCGCACCCCGCTGATCATCGGTCGCAAGCTGACCGAGCGCGCCTGCAAGGCCCTGGGTCTGCCGGCACCGACCATGTTCATTCAGGCCAACAATCCCCAGGCCAAACCCGGTCAGGGCTATTCGCTGGCCCAGAAGATGGTCGGCAAGGCCTGCGGCACCGCCGGCATCCTGCCTGGCACCGCCTGTGAGCCCCTGATGACCACGGTTGGTTCGCAGGACACCACCGGTCCGATGACCGCCGACGAAATCACCGAATTGGCCTGCCTGAAGTTCCAGGCGCCGATGGTGATGCAGTCGTTCTGTCACACCGCTGCCTACCCCAAGCCGGCCGACGTCAAGATGCACAAGACGCTGCCGCAGTTCATCGCTGACCGCGAGGGCGTGGCTCTGCGCCCCGGTGACGGCGTCATTCACAGCTGGCTCAACCGCCTGCTGCTGCCGGACACCGTCGGCACCGGTGGCGACTCGCATACCCGTTTCCCCATCGGCATCAGCTTCCCGGCCGGTTCGGGTCTGATCGCCTTTGCCGCCGCCCTCGGCTTCATGCCGCTGGACATGCCGGAATCGGTGCTGGTGCGCTTCAAGGGTGAGTTCAACGAGGGCATCACCCTGCGCGATGCCGTCAACGCCATTCCGTACTATGCCATCAAGCAGGGCCTGCTGACCGTGCCGAAGAAAAACAAGGTCAACATCTTCAACGGCCGCATCCTGGAGATGGAAGGTCTGCCCAATCTGTCGGTCGAGCAGGCCTTCGAACTGACCGACGCCGCTGCCGAGCGCAGCGCTGCCGCCGGCTGCATCCAGCTGTCGGAAGAGTCGGTCTGCGCCTACCTGCGCTCCAATATTGCCCTGATGGAGAGCATGATCCGCGACGGTTACCAGTATGCGCCGACGCTGCAGAAGCGGATTGACGCCGTCAAGGAATGGCTCAAGAATCCCCAGCTGCTCAAGGCTGACAGCAACGCCGAGTACGCCGCTGTCATCGAGATCGACCTGGCCGAGATCACCGAGCCGATCCTGGCCTGCCCCAACGATCCGGACGATGTCAAGCTGCTGTCCGAGGTGCAGGGTACTCCGATTCAGGACATCTTCCTGGGTTCCTGCATGACCAACATCGGTCACTTCCGTGCCGCTGCCAAGATCTGGGCCGGCAACAAGTTCAACCCCAACGACCGTATCTGGATCTGCCCGCCGACCCGTATGGATCAGGCCAAGCTGAAGGACGAAGCCTATTTCGCCATCTTCAATCAGGTTGGTGCCCGCATCGAAACACCGGGCTGCTCGCTGTGCATGGGCAACCAGGCCCGCGTGCCCGATGGCGTGAACATGTTCTCCACCTCGACCCGTAACTTCGATGACCGTATCGGCAACGGCGCCAAGGTGTTCCTCGGCAGCGCCGAGCTGGGCGCGGTGACGGCCCTCAAGGGTGCCCTGCCGACCCCGGCGGAGTACCTGGCCGTTTACAAGGAGAAGATCACGCCTTGCAAGGATGAGGTCTACAGCTATCTGCAGTTCGATGAACTGGGTGAGTTCGACGCTGTCTACAAGCGTTGCGACATCTGA
- a CDS encoding peptidylprolyl isomerase translates to MATACARHILVATEEQCLELKGQIESGALDFAACAKKYSKCPSGRKGGDLGRFSPGQMVKPFDEAVFSGEVGAVLGPVKTQFGYHLIEVTERA, encoded by the coding sequence ATGGCGACAGCCTGTGCCCGCCATATTCTGGTGGCAACAGAGGAACAGTGTCTGGAACTCAAGGGTCAGATCGAAAGCGGGGCGCTCGATTTCGCCGCCTGCGCCAAGAAGTATTCCAAGTGCCCGTCGGGCCGCAAGGGGGGCGATCTGGGGCGCTTTTCACCGGGTCAGATGGTCAAGCCCTTCGACGAAGCCGTGTTCAGCGGTGAGGTGGGGGCGGTGCTCGGGCCGGTCAAGACCCAGTTCGGCTATCATCTGATCGAGGTGACCGAACGCGCTTGA